GCGAATATAGCAGGAAAATCTATCATTAAAGGTTGTGAAGTAGAGTATCAAGATGAAGTTTTTGAAAACCTGTTTGTTAATGCAAACTACACATATTTAGATGCTAGAGACAAAAATGAAAAACTACTTTATAGACGCCCTCAAAATAGCGTAAAAGCATCTGTAGATTATTACGGTGTAGAAGATCTTCACCTTGGTATAAACGGCGAGTATGTAGGTAAAAGAGTTGAGTATGCTTATGGAGGCTATGAAATAGACGCACAAACAGGAAGATACACGCTTGTAAATATGGTAGCAAACTACGACATCAATAAAAATCTTCTTATATATGCTAAAATTGATAATCTGTTTGACAAGTACTACCAAGTCGTAGACGGATACGCTACGGCTGAGCGTAGTGGCTATATTGGACTCAAGGTTAAATATTAATGTTTAAACTTTTACTGCTTCTTTTTAGTGTCGTAAATCTCTTTGCAATAGAGAGAGTCGTGACCTTGTCACCCTCTTTAAACGAGATCGTCTTTGCTCTTGGCAAGGGTGATAGCGTTGTAGGAAATACAGAGTACTGCAAGTACCCAAAAGAGTCTTTAAAAGTTGCTAAAGTTGGAGGTTACTTCAACCCCTCGCTTGAGAAAATTATGGCACTAAATCCCACTTTGGTGCTGATGCAGCAAAACAATTTCAAGCTAAACCAAAAGCTAAAACAACTCGGCATTAAGACAAAGATCGTAAAAATAGACAAGCTAAAAAGTATTAGAAAAACTATACTAGAGATCGGTGAGCTTCTAGGTGAATCAAAAAAAGCAAAAGATATTGTAAAAAACATAGATACTGAGCTAAAAAATCTGAAAAATATAACAAAAGACAAAAGAATTTTAATCGTTATGGGACACAATACATCCTTAGCTTCTAGAATATTTGTAGCTGGACAAAACCTTTACTTTGACGACATCATAAACGAAAGCGAAAACACAAACGCACTTCAGAGCAAAAGAAAAGGTCAGCCGATGCTGAATATGGAAAACCTTATTGCTACTAACCCTGATATTGTTATACTTCTTGCTCACTCTATGCATGAAAAAAATCTTACAAGAGATGAGCTAATAGATCCTTGGCTGGAGTTGCCGATAAGTGCTGCAAAAACCAAGTCCGTGTATATTGTAGACAAACTTTACGCGGGAATTCCAAGTGACAGACTTGTGTTGTTTTTAAAAGACTTTAGGGAGATACTTAATGATTATAAAAACAATAACTAAACTAACGTTATTACTAACTATCTCTTTT
This Sulfurimonas sp. DNA region includes the following protein-coding sequences:
- a CDS encoding ABC transporter substrate-binding protein, which produces MFKLLLLLFSVVNLFAIERVVTLSPSLNEIVFALGKGDSVVGNTEYCKYPKESLKVAKVGGYFNPSLEKIMALNPTLVLMQQNNFKLNQKLKQLGIKTKIVKIDKLKSIRKTILEIGELLGESKKAKDIVKNIDTELKNLKNITKDKRILIVMGHNTSLASRIFVAGQNLYFDDIINESENTNALQSKRKGQPMLNMENLIATNPDIVILLAHSMHEKNLTRDELIDPWLELPISAAKTKSVYIVDKLYAGIPSDRLVLFLKDFREILNDYKNNN